A window of the Schlesneria paludicola DSM 18645 genome harbors these coding sequences:
- a CDS encoding PSD1 and planctomycete cytochrome C domain-containing protein, translated as MTEATVKSKPIENLLILSLMTACMSVVYIQADEDKQSVRELPPVATQEIDFVRDIQPIFQRACARCHGEEKQKGDYRLDVRQTALHGGESYAPNIVAKDSANSPLIQFVAGTGDLKMPPEGPRLSPAEIGLLRAWIDQGAKWPDSIAGTVANKANLWSIKPLVRASVPVVAAEPSTTNPIDAFIRYKLNEHGFSTSPEADRRTLIRRIYFDVIGLPPSPEEVDAFLADSDTKAYEKLVDRLLDSPHYGERWARHWLDAAHFAETHGHDQDRIRENAWPYRDYLIQAFNRDTPYDRFIQEQIAADAMFPDDPSLIPALGFLAAGPWDESSLRDIREDTLDRQIARYLDRDDMLTTVMSNVASVTVHCARCHDHKFDPISQRDYYALQAVFSGVERANRKYDVDSRVRQRRIQLTQRRHDLEHRSPAVMAELETDAARNALRSWEQQIHSQRVTWHLVDPQSWNSSDGATLTKLEDASIYSDGARPDKDTVTIESGPLTEHVRGLTTADATETTRFERGPTIKRITAVRLEVLDDDRLPQHGPGRNDNGNFHLSEFEIYVDDQKIPEALLNAKADFDQQSWEIGKAIDHNNETAWGIHPKEGVAHHATFELQHPLTIRDAAIEPASSNSNDSSVRKASRLRFVLKQLHGRAHLIGRMRISLTDAISPLITESLTSEIAALLEIPTAERTQTQWIELARHQQLESINQQIAALPKQSLVYAAAADFDPDGSLHPPPGPRSIHLLHRGDIRNPRDEISPGALSCVTSLAGRFEIPAGTPESARRVALAQWLTNKSNPLTWRSIVNRVWHLHIGHGLVGSLNDFGHMGETPSHPELLDWLAVEFRDGGQSLKTLHRLILTSRTYRQTVASRLESSTSPRIDPRVAADADNRLLWRMNRIRLDAESIRDSVLAISGQLDLRMGGPSDRHFDLKPGHHVTPKVDYSKFDPSSDQGRRRSIYRFLFRTLPDPFMESLDCPSGDQITPVRSNSVTIQQALALWNDAFIASYCEQIAVRIERDCDETSATASGNQATLIAPAIRQRQIDRAVRLILCRGPSPAESREFGAYLEQHGLPNLCRLLLNSNEFLFLN; from the coding sequence GTGACCGAGGCGACCGTGAAGAGCAAACCGATCGAGAACTTGCTGATTCTCTCGCTCATGACCGCCTGCATGAGTGTGGTCTACATTCAGGCAGACGAAGACAAACAGTCAGTCCGTGAATTGCCACCGGTGGCAACCCAAGAAATCGATTTCGTCCGTGACATTCAGCCGATCTTTCAGCGGGCGTGTGCTCGTTGCCATGGAGAAGAAAAGCAGAAAGGCGACTACCGACTCGACGTCCGCCAAACGGCGCTGCATGGCGGTGAATCGTATGCCCCCAATATCGTCGCGAAGGATAGCGCAAACAGCCCCCTGATTCAGTTTGTTGCTGGTACCGGTGACTTAAAAATGCCGCCGGAAGGGCCACGATTGTCACCCGCGGAAATTGGACTTCTGCGAGCCTGGATCGATCAGGGGGCAAAATGGCCTGACAGCATCGCGGGCACCGTCGCGAACAAAGCAAATTTGTGGTCGATCAAGCCCCTGGTACGTGCCAGCGTTCCAGTCGTGGCTGCTGAACCGTCCACAACAAATCCGATCGATGCATTCATCCGTTACAAACTCAACGAGCATGGATTTTCCACTTCTCCCGAGGCTGACAGGAGGACGTTGATTCGTCGGATTTACTTCGACGTGATCGGCCTGCCGCCGTCACCTGAGGAAGTTGACGCATTCCTTGCGGACTCTGACACGAAAGCCTACGAAAAACTCGTTGACCGCCTATTGGATTCCCCTCATTACGGCGAACGTTGGGCGCGACATTGGCTCGACGCCGCGCACTTCGCTGAAACGCATGGCCATGACCAAGATCGAATTCGCGAGAACGCCTGGCCCTATCGCGACTATTTGATTCAAGCCTTCAATCGGGACACGCCCTACGATCGATTCATCCAAGAACAGATCGCCGCAGACGCCATGTTTCCAGACGATCCATCATTGATTCCCGCCCTGGGCTTTCTGGCTGCGGGCCCTTGGGATGAAAGTTCGCTGCGCGATATCCGCGAAGATACGCTCGATCGGCAAATCGCTCGGTACCTCGACCGGGACGACATGCTGACAACCGTCATGAGTAACGTGGCCAGCGTCACAGTTCATTGTGCACGCTGCCATGATCACAAATTCGATCCGATCAGCCAGCGCGACTACTATGCCCTGCAGGCCGTCTTTTCGGGTGTCGAACGCGCCAATCGCAAATATGACGTGGATTCCAGGGTGCGGCAGCGTCGAATCCAACTGACGCAGCGACGCCACGATCTGGAACATCGCTCTCCCGCCGTCATGGCCGAATTGGAAACCGATGCCGCTCGTAACGCACTGCGTTCGTGGGAACAGCAGATCCATTCGCAGCGCGTTACGTGGCATCTTGTCGACCCTCAATCGTGGAATTCGTCCGACGGAGCCACTCTGACAAAGCTCGAAGACGCATCCATCTACTCTGACGGAGCACGACCAGACAAAGACACCGTGACGATCGAATCAGGTCCGTTGACGGAGCATGTGCGAGGTTTGACGACGGCGGATGCGACAGAAACGACGCGATTCGAACGAGGACCGACGATCAAGCGAATCACGGCAGTTCGCCTGGAAGTCCTTGACGACGATCGGTTGCCGCAGCACGGCCCAGGCCGAAACGACAATGGAAATTTTCATCTGTCGGAGTTTGAAATCTACGTCGACGATCAAAAAATCCCAGAAGCGCTGCTCAACGCGAAAGCCGACTTCGACCAGCAAAGCTGGGAGATCGGCAAGGCCATCGATCACAACAACGAGACCGCCTGGGGAATTCATCCCAAGGAAGGCGTTGCCCATCACGCGACGTTCGAACTCCAACACCCCCTGACGATTCGTGACGCAGCGATTGAGCCAGCGAGTTCGAATTCGAATGATTCTTCTGTTCGAAAGGCTTCGAGGCTACGGTTTGTCTTGAAGCAGTTGCACGGACGTGCGCATCTGATCGGCCGCATGCGAATTTCGCTCACGGATGCGATTTCGCCCTTGATTACAGAATCTCTTACCTCTGAGATCGCGGCACTCCTCGAGATCCCCACCGCGGAGCGGACTCAAACGCAGTGGATTGAACTGGCACGTCACCAGCAGTTGGAGAGCATCAATCAGCAAATTGCCGCTCTTCCGAAGCAGTCGCTTGTTTATGCGGCGGCCGCCGACTTCGACCCCGACGGATCGCTCCATCCGCCGCCAGGACCCAGATCGATCCATCTATTGCACCGCGGAGACATTCGCAATCCACGCGATGAGATTTCGCCAGGAGCACTGAGTTGTGTGACAAGCCTTGCTGGCCGATTTGAAATTCCTGCGGGAACACCCGAGTCTGCACGTCGAGTGGCATTGGCCCAATGGCTGACGAACAAATCTAATCCCCTGACGTGGCGATCGATTGTGAATCGCGTGTGGCACCTTCATATCGGGCATGGATTGGTCGGATCGTTGAATGATTTTGGGCACATGGGTGAAACACCGTCACACCCCGAACTTTTGGATTGGCTGGCCGTCGAGTTTCGTGACGGAGGCCAATCCCTTAAGACCCTGCACCGGCTCATTTTGACCAGTCGCACGTATCGCCAGACCGTCGCATCGCGTCTCGAATCCTCGACGTCACCTCGCATCGATCCTCGCGTGGCGGCGGACGCCGACAATCGTTTGCTCTGGAGAATGAACCGGATCAGACTCGATGCAGAATCCATCCGGGATTCGGTCTTGGCAATTTCGGGACAGCTGGATCTGCGCATGGGCGGGCCATCGGACCGTCATTTCGATCTGAAGCCCGGACATCACGTCACCCCGAAAGTTGATTATTCGAAATTTGATCCGAGCAGCGATCAGGGTCGCCGACGCAGTATCTATCGCTTCCTGTTTCGGACATTACCCGATCCCTTTATGGAGTCGCTCGATTGTCCCTCCGGTGATCAGATTACCCCCGTCAGAAGCAACAGCGTTACAATTCAGCAGGCTTTGGCACTCTGGAATGATGCGTTCATTGCCAGTTACTGTGAACAGATCGCCGTGCGAATCGAACGAGACTGCGACGAGACTTCCGCGACAGCATCGGGCAACCAGGCAACGCTGATCGCCCCGGCAATTCGCCAACGACAGATTGACCGCGCGGTCCGCCTCATTTTGTGTCGGGGTCCTTCACCAGCCGAATCGAGAGAATTCGGCGCTTATTTGGAACAGCACGGACTTCCCAATCTGTGCCGACTGCTACTGAATAGTAATGAGTTTCTGTTTCTCAATTGA
- a CDS encoding acyl-CoA dehydrogenase family protein, producing MTSSNTILAANVSDLLLAHAEQADRSINWPAESWNALGQAGMLGRSIPAEFGGTAVEPVAFQLGMEEISSSCLTTAFILSQREAAVRQLLKGPAHLQQRYLPSLVDGSAYVTVGLSQLTTSRQHLGPVLRATPTSNGGYCLDGEIPWVTGADHAIGIVAGATLPDGQQLLVVIPADRLRGMIETPLPLAALVGSRTSLIRCRQVELEADCVLMNPTDNVLGKLGGGGLDTSCLAIGLTGAVVRYLQHEAERRPDLLPIAERFESAWRSAQGRLHQLAQSVADSGQTLELRLDCTKLALRSAQAGLMIAKGVGFVSPHPVQRWVRQAMFFLVWSCPRPVAEGVLADLADF from the coding sequence GTGACGTCGTCGAACACCATTCTTGCCGCAAATGTGAGCGATCTGCTTTTGGCTCATGCTGAACAGGCAGATCGTTCGATCAATTGGCCCGCCGAATCTTGGAATGCGCTGGGACAAGCCGGGATGCTTGGCCGATCAATTCCTGCGGAATTCGGCGGGACCGCGGTCGAACCCGTCGCGTTTCAGCTCGGCATGGAAGAAATCTCGAGCAGTTGCCTGACGACCGCATTTATCCTCAGTCAGCGGGAAGCCGCCGTTCGACAGTTGCTCAAGGGGCCCGCACATTTGCAGCAACGCTATCTCCCTTCTCTGGTTGATGGATCAGCCTACGTCACGGTTGGGTTGTCTCAACTGACGACGTCACGTCAGCACCTTGGCCCCGTGCTGCGTGCGACCCCGACTTCAAATGGCGGATATTGTCTCGACGGAGAAATTCCTTGGGTCACCGGTGCGGATCACGCCATCGGCATTGTCGCCGGAGCGACTCTTCCCGACGGTCAGCAATTGCTAGTGGTGATTCCCGCCGACCGGCTTCGGGGAATGATCGAAACTCCGTTGCCTCTGGCGGCCCTCGTGGGCTCGCGGACCAGTCTGATTCGGTGCCGGCAGGTCGAATTGGAAGCCGATTGCGTTCTGATGAATCCCACCGACAACGTGCTGGGAAAACTTGGTGGCGGTGGTCTTGATACGTCGTGTCTGGCGATCGGTCTGACAGGGGCTGTCGTGCGATATCTGCAGCACGAGGCGGAACGACGGCCTGATCTGCTTCCTATTGCCGAACGATTTGAATCGGCGTGGCGAAGCGCCCAAGGACGCCTGCACCAACTGGCGCAATCGGTCGCCGATTCGGGGCAGACATTGGAATTGCGTCTCGACTGTACGAAATTGGCGCTGCGATCGGCTCAAGCCGGATTGATGATCGCCAAAGGCGTCGGATTCGTATCGCCGCATCCGGTGCAGCGATGGGTTCGTCAGGCGATGTTTTTCCTTGTGTGGTCGTGTCCGCGCCCTGTTGCTGAAGGCGTGCTGGCGGATCTGGCTGATTTTTGA
- the hslV gene encoding ATP-dependent protease subunit HslV yields MFMTQRPTSYSRVETHSTTILAVRHQGKVALGGDGQVTYGTAILKSDTRKVRWILDRKMLVGFAGSTADAFSLLERFEAKAKNFPGNLPRAATELARDWRTDRILRKLEAMMIVVDAEHSLLITGQGDVVQPADGILGIGSGGNYAVAAARGLIRHSTLSAGEIVRESLRIASEIDIYTNDNIVVEEFGQPS; encoded by the coding sequence ATGTTCATGACTCAAAGACCGACGTCGTACTCGCGTGTTGAAACGCATTCCACAACGATTCTGGCTGTCCGGCATCAAGGGAAGGTCGCCTTAGGGGGCGACGGGCAGGTCACGTATGGTACCGCGATTCTGAAATCCGACACGCGTAAGGTTCGTTGGATTCTCGATCGGAAAATGCTCGTCGGGTTCGCCGGTTCGACGGCGGATGCGTTCTCGCTGCTCGAACGATTCGAAGCGAAGGCAAAGAACTTCCCTGGAAACTTGCCTCGTGCGGCGACGGAACTGGCCCGCGACTGGCGCACGGATCGGATTCTGCGTAAGCTCGAGGCGATGATGATCGTTGTCGACGCGGAGCACAGTTTGCTGATTACCGGACAGGGAGACGTGGTCCAACCGGCTGATGGCATCCTGGGGATTGGGTCGGGAGGGAACTACGCGGTTGCAGCGGCCAGGGGCCTGATTCGGCATTCCACCTTATCGGCCGGAGAAATCGTCCGTGAATCTCTACGAATCGCGTCGGAAATCGACATCTACACGAACGACAATATCGTCGTCGAGGAATTTGGACAGCCGAGTTAA
- a CDS encoding alpha/beta hydrolase, whose amino-acid sequence MKLTTEHVNGLTCHVADRLEHGTNPDAVVILCHGYGASGTDLVSIGQMLLKHSKLTSVQFLFPEAPLSLEDLGMPDGRAWWPIDMRRLQMAAALGSFRDLRNDNPPHMAVAREMLVGLIRQWSERTGVPLSRFVLGGFSQGSMLATDVTLQLDENPAGLVVLSGTLLNEEVWRVRAAHHKLLRVFQSHGSNDPILPFAAAGWLRDLLNQAGADVEFLPFSGGHEIPLEVLQRVAVFLNEVTAKRSV is encoded by the coding sequence ATGAAATTGACGACCGAGCACGTGAATGGTTTGACGTGCCATGTCGCGGATCGACTGGAGCATGGCACGAACCCTGATGCTGTTGTCATCCTGTGTCATGGCTACGGAGCGTCCGGAACGGATTTGGTCTCGATTGGACAGATGCTTTTGAAGCATTCCAAATTGACCTCAGTCCAGTTTCTGTTTCCTGAAGCTCCGTTGAGTCTTGAAGATCTCGGTATGCCCGACGGGCGGGCCTGGTGGCCGATTGACATGCGCCGACTACAAATGGCCGCCGCCTTGGGGTCATTTCGCGATCTTCGGAATGACAATCCACCCCATATGGCCGTCGCGCGGGAAATGCTCGTCGGGCTGATTCGACAATGGTCCGAACGAACGGGGGTGCCACTCAGTCGGTTCGTTCTGGGCGGATTCTCACAAGGATCAATGCTGGCCACCGATGTCACACTGCAGCTTGACGAAAACCCGGCCGGGTTGGTTGTCTTGTCGGGAACGTTGCTGAACGAAGAAGTTTGGCGTGTACGAGCGGCCCATCACAAACTGCTGCGCGTCTTTCAATCACATGGCTCGAATGACCCGATACTGCCTTTCGCGGCGGCCGGGTGGTTGCGAGATTTGTTAAATCAGGCCGGAGCGGATGTCGAGTTTCTGCCGTTCTCGGGCGGGCATGAAATCCCCCTTGAAGTACTGCAGCGCGTCGCCGTGTTCCTGAACGAAGTGACGGCAAAACGCTCGGTCTGA
- the trpD gene encoding anthranilate phosphoribosyltransferase — protein sequence MIDELKIAVNELLEGTPLSAFIMKSAVGAIMDGQCSEIEISSFLTALRCRGESVGELVGAASAMRERATPIVCRSTGLLDTCGTGGDLLHTFNISTAAALVAAAAGQPVAKHGNRGATSTTGSADVLEAMGVNLNLTPNEVGRCIDEVGIGFCFAPLLHGAMKHVIPVRKQLGFRTIFNMLGPLTNPARATYQVIGTTRTAVAELLANALHQLGCQRALVVCGNNELDEVSLWGETVVFEVSPAGVLHQVWRADLLGLPECRVEALRVNNAAESAEIIRRVFAGEPGPARDMVIANAAAGLLAANRANSIQTAIPIARETIDSGAVSELCETLRTWTNTL from the coding sequence ATGATCGACGAACTGAAAATCGCCGTAAACGAATTGCTCGAGGGCACACCCCTATCGGCCTTCATCATGAAGTCTGCTGTCGGTGCGATCATGGATGGTCAATGTTCCGAGATTGAAATCTCATCGTTTCTAACGGCACTGCGCTGTCGGGGTGAGTCGGTCGGTGAACTGGTCGGTGCGGCCAGTGCCATGCGTGAACGCGCGACTCCGATTGTCTGCCGCTCAACGGGGCTGCTCGACACCTGTGGAACGGGCGGCGACCTGCTTCACACCTTTAACATCAGCACGGCGGCGGCCCTGGTTGCGGCGGCCGCAGGGCAACCTGTCGCCAAGCACGGCAACCGAGGGGCAACTAGTACTACAGGGTCGGCCGACGTGCTGGAAGCGATGGGCGTCAACTTGAACCTGACACCCAATGAGGTTGGTCGTTGCATTGACGAAGTTGGGATTGGTTTCTGTTTTGCCCCGTTGTTGCACGGGGCCATGAAGCATGTGATTCCCGTGCGAAAGCAGCTTGGCTTTCGGACGATCTTCAACATGCTGGGACCACTGACAAATCCGGCGCGAGCCACCTATCAGGTGATTGGAACAACCCGCACCGCCGTCGCCGAACTGCTCGCCAATGCGCTCCATCAGTTGGGGTGCCAGCGGGCGTTGGTTGTTTGCGGCAACAACGAATTGGATGAAGTCAGCCTATGGGGCGAAACGGTGGTCTTTGAAGTCTCGCCCGCAGGGGTTCTGCATCAGGTGTGGCGTGCCGATTTGCTGGGGTTGCCTGAATGCCGCGTCGAGGCGCTACGAGTCAACAATGCCGCTGAGAGTGCCGAAATTATCCGTCGCGTTTTTGCGGGCGAGCCCGGCCCGGCACGTGACATGGTGATTGCCAACGCCGCCGCTGGGTTGCTTGCGGCGAATCGGGCGAACTCGATTCAGACTGCGATTCCCATTGCTCGCGAGACGATCGATTCGGGGGCCGTTTCGGAGTTGTGCGAGACGCTCAGAACATGGACCAATACGCTTTGA
- a CDS encoding Gfo/Idh/MocA family oxidoreductase yields the protein MSHRSHRRDFLKTSTAALAGATLPYWFTSTSNLALGRQLVNNRPVLGCIGTGDRWNGVGPNALEFSDCVAVCDVDRLHVEKGRDRVHEIQAKKGNDAVPEMYEDYRKLLDRKDVDVVTIVTTDHWHSKIAIEAMQAGKDVYCEKPLTLTILEGKQIIKVLNETKRVFQVGTQQRSEMSANEGKIQNQFLKAVAIARSGRLGNIKKVTCSIGGAPSSQALPKADVPANLNWDMWLGQAPMTDYLLGGIGNNKHYPESRTHYEFRWWYEYSGGKMTDWGAHHVDIGMWALGMDHSGPISVEGTATHPVPLQNGMPTESNRYNVATEFNVTAKFADGAELEIRSEGDNGVLIEGTEGRIFVSRGKLSGAPVEDLANNPLPETLLRELYKGKDPKGGKNAHMANFFDCVKDRGLPVSDVYSHHRAMTTCHLANIAIRLGRKIEWDPKTEQIVNDKQAAHWIGREQRKGYEINVSV from the coding sequence ATGAGTCACCGATCCCATCGTCGCGATTTTTTGAAAACGTCGACGGCCGCGCTGGCCGGGGCGACTTTGCCCTACTGGTTCACGTCGACCAGCAATCTCGCGCTCGGTCGGCAACTCGTGAACAATCGTCCTGTACTTGGCTGCATCGGAACCGGAGACCGCTGGAACGGGGTGGGGCCGAACGCACTGGAATTTTCAGACTGTGTCGCGGTCTGCGATGTGGACCGACTGCACGTGGAAAAAGGTCGCGATCGTGTGCACGAGATTCAGGCCAAGAAGGGCAATGACGCCGTTCCGGAAATGTACGAAGATTATCGCAAGCTGCTCGATCGCAAAGACGTCGACGTCGTCACGATTGTCACGACCGACCACTGGCACTCCAAGATTGCCATCGAAGCGATGCAGGCGGGCAAGGATGTCTATTGCGAAAAGCCGCTGACGCTGACGATCCTTGAAGGAAAACAGATCATCAAGGTTCTGAACGAGACCAAACGCGTTTTCCAAGTTGGCACGCAGCAACGCTCGGAAATGTCGGCCAACGAAGGCAAAATTCAGAATCAGTTCTTAAAAGCGGTTGCCATTGCTCGCAGCGGACGCTTGGGTAATATCAAGAAAGTCACTTGTTCGATCGGCGGTGCACCCTCGAGTCAGGCTTTGCCGAAAGCCGATGTGCCTGCAAATCTCAATTGGGACATGTGGCTCGGCCAGGCCCCGATGACCGACTATTTGCTCGGCGGCATTGGCAATAACAAGCACTATCCAGAATCACGGACCCACTACGAGTTCCGTTGGTGGTACGAGTATTCCGGTGGAAAAATGACGGACTGGGGTGCACACCACGTCGATATCGGGATGTGGGCGCTGGGCATGGATCACAGCGGGCCAATCTCTGTGGAAGGAACTGCCACGCATCCTGTTCCACTCCAGAATGGAATGCCGACCGAATCCAATCGGTACAACGTCGCCACAGAATTCAACGTCACTGCGAAGTTTGCCGATGGGGCCGAACTCGAAATTCGCAGCGAAGGCGACAATGGCGTGCTGATTGAAGGAACCGAAGGGCGGATCTTCGTCAGCCGCGGAAAATTGTCGGGTGCACCCGTTGAAGATCTCGCGAACAACCCCTTGCCAGAAACGCTACTGCGGGAACTCTACAAAGGCAAAGACCCCAAGGGCGGTAAGAACGCGCATATGGCAAACTTCTTCGACTGCGTCAAAGATCGCGGTTTGCCCGTCAGTGATGTTTACTCGCACCATCGCGCCATGACGACATGTCACTTGGCGAATATTGCAATTCGGCTTGGTCGCAAGATCGAATGGGATCCGAAGACCGAACAGATCGTCAACGACAAGCAGGCGGCCCACTGGATTGGCCGCGAGCAGCGTAAAGGGTACGAGATCAACGTGAGCGTTTGA
- a CDS encoding DUF309 domain-containing protein, which translates to MITPPTEVAPRLLPSTDLPGYTYVPGTDTPHPYRDARGHSYQRKSPSPKVLTAGTWAENRHYLLALDYFNHGYYWESHEEWERLLRTTGNDSPVGRFLKGLVKLSAAGVKVRENSIHGVRRHAASAGEVFADVAAEVGTEYFCGLEFTTLQFAADRAAQISYKDKIGSPHEPTRVFPFVLNTETLQIS; encoded by the coding sequence ATGATTACTCCGCCAACAGAAGTCGCCCCGCGCCTGCTTCCGTCGACGGACCTGCCAGGTTACACGTACGTTCCGGGAACCGATACGCCGCATCCTTATCGCGATGCCCGCGGTCACAGCTATCAACGGAAATCACCGTCGCCGAAGGTACTGACTGCCGGTACTTGGGCCGAAAACCGCCATTACCTGCTCGCCCTCGACTACTTCAATCACGGTTACTACTGGGAATCGCACGAAGAATGGGAACGTTTGCTGCGAACAACCGGCAATGATTCGCCAGTCGGCCGATTCTTGAAGGGGCTGGTCAAGCTGTCAGCCGCCGGCGTGAAGGTTCGCGAAAACAGCATCCACGGGGTGCGCCGTCATGCCGCGTCGGCAGGCGAAGTCTTCGCAGACGTTGCGGCCGAAGTGGGGACGGAATATTTCTGCGGACTCGAATTCACCACGCTGCAATTCGCCGCAGACCGTGCCGCACAGATTTCCTACAAAGACAAAATTGGTTCACCGCATGAGCCGACACGCGTGTTCCCCTTCGTGCTGAACACCGAAACGCTGCAGATTTCCTGA
- a CDS encoding SufE family protein, translated as MRLSELIEEFVELEPEEKLEWLVDFSNELPDISSTRRAIPFPDTCRIQECQTPVHMWVTANQGLIHLEADVPRKSPTIRGLVAMVVQGLEGCEISEALSMPDDMVAHLGLTSVLGMTRQQGFRGVISRIKRELRAIHG; from the coding sequence ATGCGTCTTTCCGAATTGATCGAAGAATTTGTTGAGTTGGAACCCGAAGAGAAGCTCGAGTGGCTGGTCGATTTCTCGAATGAACTGCCCGACATTTCATCGACCCGGCGCGCCATTCCGTTTCCTGATACTTGTCGTATTCAGGAATGCCAGACGCCGGTGCACATGTGGGTCACGGCCAACCAGGGACTGATCCATCTTGAAGCCGACGTGCCCCGCAAGTCACCGACGATTCGGGGACTCGTAGCGATGGTGGTGCAAGGGTTGGAAGGCTGTGAGATTTCCGAGGCGCTGTCCATGCCCGATGATATGGTGGCACACTTGGGTTTGACGTCCGTGCTGGGAATGACGCGCCAGCAGGGTTTCCGGGGCGTTATTTCACGGATCAAACGAGAATTGCGGGCGATTCACGGATGA